GAAGCGGGGAACCGTTACGCCGCCGTGGCCCTCGGGATGCGGGTCCGCGACCTCACCTCGGGCTTCCGGGCCTACTCCGCCGCCACCCTCCAGGACCTCGACCTCGACCGGATCCGCGCCGACGGCTACGGCTTCCAGATCGAGATGGCGTTCCGGGCCCACCGGCGGGGGCGGCTGGTGACCGAAGTGCCGATCCGCTTCGTCGACCGGGTCGAGGGGCAGTCCAAGATGTCGATGCGGATCGTCGTCGAGGCCCTCCTGCTGGTGACGCTGTGGGGCGTGCGGCGCCTGTTCGGGGGCTACGGGCGCATCCCGGCCCGGTCCTCCGGCGCGCCCGGGACCGCCTCAGCCCAGACCGTGGTCGGACAGGCGGCCGACGTGCCAGCCCCGCCTGGCCCACTCCTCGCCCAGGACGGATAGGGCGCCGACGGCCGACCGCCACGACCCCGGGGCCGAGGTGCAGTCGGAGTCGTGCAGGAGGACCGTGGGGCCCGCGGCCCCGTCCCGGCCGCAGCCCCTCAACACCTCGGCCGCCACCCCGGCGGCGCTCGCCTCGGTGGTCCAGTCCCGCCCCCACGTCGTCCAGAGCACCGGGCGCAGGCCCACGCTCCGGGCGGCCAGGAGGTCCCCGCCGCTCATCACCCCGTAGGGGGGGCGCAACCAGCGGGGGGCGGTACCGGTGACCTCGCCGAGGGTGTCCCGGGTCCGGCGCACCTCGTCGACGACGGTCCCGGGCCGGCGGGCCAGGTGGCTGACGTGGGTCCAGCCGTGCACCGCCACCTCGTGGCCCGCGGCCGCCACCTCGGCCGTCAGCCCCGGGGACCGGTGGGCCAGGGCGCCCAGCATGAAGAACGTGGCCTTCCAGCCCAGGCGGTCGAGCTCGGCCAGGAAGCGGGGGGTCGAGGCGGGATCGGGCCCGTCGTCGAAGGTGAGGGCCACGTGGCCCGGGCGCCCGAGCCCGTGCAGGCGGGGGGCCACCCGCCGCCGCACGGCGGGCAGGGCCAGCACGCCCGGCCCGGCGTGGGCCACCACGGCCCCGGCCAGCAACCCCAACGGGCGGGCGCCCTTCACGAGGCCCGCTCCAGCGCCGTGAGCCCGCTGTGGCGGACGAGGCGGTCGACGGCGGCGGCGGCGTCGCCGGAGAACACGGCCCGGCCGGCGGCAACCAGGCGGTCCCGGTCCGGCCCCACCGCCCGCTCCAGGACGGCGGCCAGGTCGGAGCCGGGGGCGGCCACCTCGGCCACCCCGGCGGCCTGCATCAGGGCGGCGTTGACCCGACCGTGCCCGGGCAGGGGCCGGAAGGTCACGACCGGCACCCCGAGGGCAAAGGCCTCCATACAGGACAGGCCCCCCGCGTTCTGCACCAGGACGTCGGCGGCCGACATCAGCTCGTGCATGCGGTCGGTCCAGCCCAGGGCCAGGCCGTAGCGGCGTGAGGCCAGCCGGGCCCGCAGCGCCTCGTTGCCGCCGCACGCCGCCACCGGCACCCACGTCCCGGTGGCGTGCAGCCGGTCGAAGGCGTCGGCCACGTCCCCGACCCCCCAGGACCCGGCCACGATCAGGGCCACCCGGGCGTCGACCGGCAGCCCCCACGCCCGCCGGGCCCCGTCCCGGTCGGCGGGCCCGGCCCGGAACTCGGGCCGCACGGCGGGGCCCGTCGCCACCACCGGCCGGGGCGTGCGCCGGCGGGCGGCCTGGGCGGAGGCGTCGTGCACACAGATGGTCAGGTCGACTCCGGGGTGGATCCACAGGGGGTGGACCCCGAAATCGGTGATGAAGGTGGCCACCGGGACCCGGAGGCGGCCCCGCTGTCGGGCCCGCCCCAGCACCAGCGACTGCAGCGGGTAGGTCGACACGACGGCGCA
Above is a window of Acidimicrobiales bacterium DNA encoding:
- a CDS encoding glycosyltransferase, with product MVLVLSASLGAGHDGAADELARRLAGRGYRTRVEDYLGCLPLRIGAAVRAVYRVQLRRAPWAYEATFRVWYLGRGLRTALTVVLELLTRRRLGRLLADPAVCAVVSTYPLQSLVLGRARQRGRLRVPVATFITDFGVHPLWIHPGVDLTICVHDASAQAARRRTPRPVVATGPAVRPEFRAGPADRDGARRAWGLPVDARVALIVAGSWGVGDVADAFDRLHATGTWVPVAACGGNEALRARLASRRYGLALGWTDRMHELMSAADVLVQNAGGLSCMEAFALGVPVVTFRPLPGHGRVNAALMQAAGVAEVAAPGSDLAAVLERAVGPDRDRLVAAGRAVFSGDAAAAVDRLVRHSGLTALERAS
- a CDS encoding polyprenol monophosphomannose synthase, which codes for MRPLVVLPTYNEAGNVPQVLPRIRAAVPDAEILVVDDNSPDGTAELVETVAAGLGGIQVLRRPGKSGIGNAYRAGFRWGLERGFDAFVEMDADLSHDPAQLPDLLGGLAGADLVIGSRYVPGGSIPNWAPHRRLLSEAGNRYAAVALGMRVRDLTSGFRAYSAATLQDLDLDRIRADGYGFQIEMAFRAHRRGRLVTEVPIRFVDRVEGQSKMSMRIVVEALLLVTLWGVRRLFGGYGRIPARSSGAPGTASAQTVVGQAADVPAPPGPLLAQDG
- a CDS encoding polysaccharide deacetylase family protein, translating into MKGARPLGLLAGAVVAHAGPGVLALPAVRRRVAPRLHGLGRPGHVALTFDDGPDPASTPRFLAELDRLGWKATFFMLGALAHRSPGLTAEVAAAGHEVAVHGWTHVSHLARRPGTVVDEVRRTRDTLGEVTGTAPRWLRPPYGVMSGGDLLAARSVGLRPVLWTTWGRDWTTEASAAGVAAEVLRGCGRDGAAGPTVLLHDSDCTSAPGSWRSAVGALSVLGEEWARRGWHVGRLSDHGLG